The following proteins are encoded in a genomic region of Danio rerio strain Tuebingen ecotype United States chromosome 16, GRCz12tu, whole genome shotgun sequence:
- the trim108 gene encoding tripartite motif containing 108 isoform X1 has product MIQQQTSEITKTEDKSKTLSAQISDHFEELHQILRQIEDEVKKLLEKEEKKVTEALQTNQSVINQRFMENKEKEIILQSALEIDQPDHFLQWWNEKGFPMTNNMKQKAGVKPSNTQYMSRVKDLTVLPDSLFLGPHETHLQFFVWKQMLGSIKPVPESLTLKNPGESYLKVSPGGTRIRQADRATGLYKDFNPGTVSVENFQSGQHYWEVEVGEKPDWTVGIKMGTDKQRSDILLHLKHHKGYVLSCDGKDSPLSIRDRPQKIGLYLDCERKQVLFYNADNMTRLVQKNYSSKQPCCVSLVPGVYLDGKNSDPLTVCSYEFNTGKR; this is encoded by the exons gaTAAATCCAAAACCTTATCAGCCCAAATCTCTGATCATTTTGAAGAACTGCACCAGATCTTACGACAAATAGAGGATGAGGTGAAAAAACTGTTAGAGAAGGAGGAGAAGAAAGTTACAGAAGCCTTGCAGACTAATCAGTCTGTGATAAATCAAAGGTTCATGGAGAACAAAGAGAAGGAGATTATTCTGCAGTCAGCTTTGGAGATTGATCAACCCGATCACTTTCTACAG TGGTGGAATGAAAAAGGATTTCCGATGACAAATAACATGAAGCAAAAAGCTGGTGTGAAGCCATCAAATACCCA GTATATGTCAAGAGTGAAAGATCTCACAGTTCTTCCTGACTCCCTCTTTCTTGGTCCTCATGAAACTCACCTGCAGTTCTTTGTGTGGAAGCAGATGCTGGGATCCATCAAACCAG TTCCTGAGAGTTTAACCCTGAAAAATCCTGGAGAGTCATATTTAAAAGTGTCTCCAGGGGGCACCAGAATCCGGCAAGCTGACAGAGCGACTGGTCTGTATAAAGACTTCAACCCAGGTACAGTTTCAGTGGAGAACTTTCAGTCTGGTCAGCACTACTGGGAGGTAGAGGTCGGAGAAAAGCCAGACTGGACCGTGGGAATCAAGATGGGCACTGACAAACAGCGGAGTGACATCCTGCTCCATCTTAAACACCATAAAGGCTACGTTCTTTCCTGTGATGGAAAAGACTCTCCATTAAGCATTCGAGACAGACCTCAGAAAATTGGCTTGTATCTGGACTGTGAGAGAAAGCAGGTGCTGTTCTATAATGCTGACAACATGACTCGGCTGGTGCAGAAAAACTACAGCTCTAAGCAGCCTTGCTGTGTTAGTCTGGTGCCAGGAGTGTATCTGGATGGTAAAAACAGCGACCCGCTCACTGTCTGCTCATATGAGTTCAACACTGGGAAACGTTAA